In the Maribacter sp. MJ134 genome, one interval contains:
- a CDS encoding response regulator transcription factor translates to MRYLIIDDEHIAHKIIMEYCEMLPHMKLQKNCYSALEALEYLNTHQVDLIFLDINMPKLKGFEFLRTLSSPPKVIVTTAYSEFAIEGYELNVVDYLLKPFSLERFLSAINKVTSSTISTISMARQQNIKPEGQHIFLKQNNSHVQLAIDSILFIEASGNYTKVVTTDGIISIREKISDTIQLFSDNDFLQVHKSFAVAKKHIRSVEGNRIYIGDHIVPIGKLYKTNIIQLLK, encoded by the coding sequence ATGAGATATCTAATCATAGATGATGAACATATAGCCCACAAGATTATCATGGAATATTGTGAAATGCTTCCGCATATGAAGTTGCAGAAAAACTGTTATAGCGCTTTGGAAGCGCTTGAGTATTTGAATACACATCAAGTTGACTTAATCTTTTTAGATATAAATATGCCCAAATTAAAAGGATTTGAATTTTTAAGAACCTTATCATCACCTCCTAAAGTTATTGTCACGACAGCCTATAGTGAATTCGCAATTGAAGGCTACGAATTAAACGTTGTAGATTACCTGTTAAAACCTTTTAGTTTAGAACGTTTTTTGAGTGCTATTAATAAAGTAACGTCTTCGACCATTAGTACAATAAGTATGGCAAGGCAGCAGAATATAAAGCCTGAAGGACAACATATTTTTTTAAAGCAAAATAATAGTCATGTTCAGTTAGCTATAGATTCCATACTATTTATTGAAGCTTCTGGCAACTATACCAAAGTTGTTACTACTGATGGCATCATCAGCATTCGAGAAAAAATATCGGATACGATACAATTATTTTCAGACAATGATTTTCTTCAAGTTCATAAGTCTTTTGCCGTTGCAAAAAAGCATATACGTAGTGTAGAAGGCAACAGAATTTACATTGGAGATCATATTGTGCCTATTGGTAAACTGTATAAAACAAATATCATTCAATTATTGAAATAA
- a CDS encoding DUF4386 domain-containing protein produces the protein MIGNTEQKQLIKTARITGVWYLMMAISGILGFMVFHSQIFVSGNPEQTLTNLVELESTARIRLLFEFAIVISQALTAVWFYKLFKDSYELEAWTLGIWGMVNALAIMISAISIASAIGVANSDISVMEDKVVLIQVFQNIISNAWGIGGLFFGLWLFPMGYIVIKSKRMPVWLGRVIILGGIGYLITTFIRYAGIDFSYNRFLILPATIGEFWMIGYLLMFGIRPSNE, from the coding sequence ATGATCGGAAATACAGAACAAAAACAATTGATTAAAACTGCAAGAATAACTGGAGTGTGGTATTTAATGATGGCTATTTCAGGGATTTTAGGGTTTATGGTCTTTCATTCTCAAATATTTGTTTCTGGAAACCCCGAACAAACGCTAACGAATTTGGTAGAATTAGAATCCACCGCAAGAATTAGGTTGCTCTTTGAGTTTGCTATCGTAATATCTCAAGCACTTACCGCAGTTTGGTTTTACAAATTGTTTAAAGATAGTTATGAATTGGAAGCTTGGACTTTAGGTATATGGGGAATGGTAAATGCTTTAGCGATTATGATAAGTGCAATTTCAATCGCCTCTGCAATAGGTGTTGCTAATTCTGACATAAGTGTTATGGAAGATAAGGTTGTACTAATTCAGGTTTTTCAAAATATAATTTCAAATGCTTGGGGTATTGGTGGTCTTTTCTTTGGGCTTTGGCTGTTTCCCATGGGTTATATCGTCATTAAATCTAAAAGGATGCCCGTCTGGTTAGGGAGAGTTATTATTTTAGGGGGTATAGGCTATCTAATTACCACCTTTATCCGCTACGCAGGAATTGATTTTAGCTACAATAGATTCCTTATTCTACCAGCAACCATCGGAGAATTTTGGATGATAGGTTATTTATTAATGTTTGGCATAAGACCTAGCAACGAGTAA
- a CDS encoding serine hydrolase domain-containing protein gives MAKKQSKRILKIILIMASISSLFFVPWILLRLLLTPLPDTVQEQVNDAIGYGLDGMIVYVDQAGKPPEFYAAGWQDRKNKIPANPKALFRIASISKLYVAVAVAKLVNDNQLSLDKTLADYMPELVGRIENADKITLRMMVQHRSGIPNYTDFPGFWVNDYSKNTKESLDLVLDTPADFKPDKKYRYSNTNYLLIGEILDKTLGYSHHQFIKKEVLMPLGLNDTYSLLSEVNLDDVMSGYAVDYEPDLKPNDFVSPAGSMVATAQDVGIFLRALNDGSLLNDKEQAIYTSIYVYEHTGLLPGYSSIAKYHKDIDAVVVQFVNTSGGYSWNVSEKINNRIVKILKSRK, from the coding sequence ATGGCAAAGAAACAATCAAAACGAATACTCAAAATCATATTAATTATGGCAAGCATCAGCTCACTATTCTTTGTGCCATGGATTTTGCTAAGATTACTGTTAACACCATTACCAGATACGGTTCAGGAACAGGTCAATGATGCCATTGGATACGGTTTGGACGGCATGATTGTTTATGTAGACCAAGCTGGAAAGCCACCTGAGTTTTATGCCGCTGGCTGGCAGGATCGAAAAAATAAGATTCCTGCCAACCCAAAAGCTTTATTCCGGATTGCCAGCATTAGCAAGTTGTATGTTGCTGTTGCCGTAGCAAAATTAGTTAATGACAATCAGTTGTCTTTAGACAAAACGCTCGCTGATTATATGCCGGAACTGGTGGGACGAATTGAAAATGCCGATAAAATCACCTTGAGAATGATGGTGCAACATCGGTCTGGTATTCCGAACTACACGGACTTTCCAGGTTTTTGGGTAAACGATTATTCTAAAAACACTAAAGAATCGCTCGATTTGGTCCTCGATACTCCTGCCGATTTTAAACCGGATAAAAAATATAGGTACTCAAATACCAATTATCTGTTGATTGGCGAAATCTTGGATAAAACATTGGGATACAGTCATCACCAATTTATCAAAAAGGAAGTTTTAATGCCCCTTGGGCTCAACGATACCTACAGTTTGCTAAGTGAAGTGAATTTAGACGATGTTATGAGCGGATATGCCGTAGACTATGAGCCAGACCTAAAGCCCAATGATTTTGTAAGCCCTGCCGGCTCCATGGTGGCTACAGCACAGGATGTGGGTATATTCTTGAGGGCGTTGAACGACGGCTCCTTGCTAAATGATAAGGAACAAGCTATTTATACATCAATCTATGTATATGAACATACAGGATTATTACCAGGTTACAGCAGTATTGCCAAGTATCACAAGGATATTGATGCTGTGGTTGTTCAATTTGTAAATACTAGTGGCGGATACTCTTGGAACGTATCAGAAAAAATTAATAATAGAATTGTAAAAATCCTGAAAAGCAGAAAGTAA
- a CDS encoding CPBP family intramembrane glutamic endopeptidase: MSEKLSHPKEVRKTILLFLGILTLLSTICYYAILKLNPTSIYVGALMMSPALSAFITLKLLKRPISSLPWGLKSLKNLRLSYLIPVAYIMIAYVLIWVFGFGNVLNQETITEWSQELGMEGFSSTIILLTMIVLLSIVGVVKNIGSTLGEEIGWRGFFNYELRKLFSFGGVSMISGLIWAIWHWPIIFLIYKGSGNLLLHITAFTVMIVAISVILAYYTFKSNSLWPAALFHSVHNIFIQKIFTPLTITNNCTTFWIDEYGLMLPIITTLFAIYFWRKAKVENL; encoded by the coding sequence ATGTCGGAAAAATTAAGCCATCCCAAAGAAGTCCGGAAAACGATACTGTTGTTTTTGGGTATTTTGACCCTGCTAAGTACTATCTGTTATTACGCAATACTCAAGCTGAACCCTACAAGCATCTATGTCGGGGCTTTAATGATGAGCCCTGCATTATCCGCCTTTATTACATTAAAGCTACTGAAAAGACCGATTTCAAGTCTTCCATGGGGTCTGAAAAGTTTGAAAAATTTACGCCTATCCTATTTGATTCCGGTAGCCTATATTATGATTGCCTATGTATTGATTTGGGTTTTCGGTTTTGGAAATGTGCTCAATCAGGAAACTATCACCGAGTGGTCGCAAGAATTAGGCATGGAAGGTTTCAGTAGTACAATTATACTATTGACTATGATTGTTCTCTTATCTATTGTTGGTGTTGTAAAGAACATTGGTTCGACATTGGGCGAGGAAATAGGATGGCGGGGATTCTTCAACTACGAACTTCGGAAACTATTTTCCTTTGGTGGTGTTTCCATGATTAGCGGATTGATTTGGGCGATATGGCATTGGCCAATTATCTTTTTGATATACAAGGGAAGTGGAAACCTGTTGCTACACATTACAGCTTTTACCGTAATGATAGTTGCAATTTCGGTCATTTTGGCCTACTATACTTTTAAATCCAACAGCTTGTGGCCTGCGGCCCTATTTCATTCCGTACACAATATATTCATACAGAAGATTTTCACGCCGTTGACGATAACAAATAACTGCACGACTTTTTGGATAGATGAATACGGACTCATGCTACCGATTATTACGACGCTATTTGCCATCTATTTTTGGCGAAAGGCGAAAGTTGAGAACCTCTAG
- a CDS encoding acyltransferase family protein produces the protein MKTERRYDIDWLRVIAIGLLLIYHIAIVFQPWAMFIGFIRSDEFLEGLWKPMTMLNVWRIPLLFYVSGMGLYFAMRKRNWKQLLLERTKRILLPFVFGFIAITTLHMYIFQTYYDMPLGYYPHVGHLWFLGNIFAYVLLLLPLFFYLKKNENGRFKNGLSKFMGNPVGPLSISIFFVLEALLVKPQLFALYAETWHGFFIGFLAFFFGFLFVYSGKTFWQTVLKWRWLYIGLAAVLFGIRYFNYATEAPGYLTAIESNCWIFGVFGLGYKYLNKPSKILSYLSQAAYPVYIIHMFVLYAGAMFILPLEIPILLKFVGIVAFTGLACYLIYEFIIKRIGFLKPLFGLKWKSNKAKKLMKMYHLKIKDSSN, from the coding sequence ATGAAAACTGAAAGAAGATATGATATTGATTGGTTAAGGGTTATTGCCATTGGCTTGCTGCTCATTTATCACATCGCCATTGTATTTCAACCTTGGGCCATGTTCATTGGCTTTATCAGAAGCGATGAATTTCTAGAAGGTTTATGGAAACCAATGACCATGTTAAACGTCTGGCGGATTCCACTTTTGTTCTACGTCTCGGGAATGGGGCTCTATTTTGCCATGCGCAAGAGAAACTGGAAACAATTGCTTCTGGAACGGACAAAGCGTATTCTTTTACCCTTCGTCTTTGGCTTTATAGCCATAACCACCTTACACATGTATATTTTTCAGACGTATTATGATATGCCGTTGGGCTATTATCCGCATGTAGGGCATTTATGGTTTCTAGGGAATATTTTTGCATACGTCCTGCTGTTACTGCCCTTATTTTTCTATCTGAAAAAGAACGAGAATGGAAGATTTAAAAACGGCTTGTCCAAATTCATGGGTAATCCTGTTGGGCCTTTGTCGATTTCTATATTTTTTGTGCTTGAAGCATTACTGGTAAAACCCCAGCTATTCGCCCTATATGCGGAGACTTGGCATGGCTTTTTTATTGGATTTTTGGCCTTCTTTTTCGGCTTTCTTTTCGTGTACAGTGGTAAAACATTCTGGCAGACCGTTTTAAAATGGCGCTGGTTATATATTGGTTTGGCCGCCGTGCTGTTCGGCATAAGATATTTTAATTACGCGACGGAAGCACCCGGTTATCTTACGGCTATCGAATCCAATTGTTGGATTTTCGGCGTTTTCGGCCTCGGATATAAGTACTTGAACAAACCAAGTAAAATCCTGAGTTATTTGAGCCAAGCAGCGTATCCTGTTTATATCATACACATGTTTGTTTTGTACGCAGGGGCTATGTTCATATTGCCATTGGAAATACCTATCTTATTGAAATTCGTAGGTATTGTAGCTTTTACAGGTTTAGCCTGCTATCTCATTTATGAATTTATTATTAAAAGGATTGGATTCTTAAAGCCATTGTTTGGACTTAAATGGAAATCCAATAAAGCAAAAAAGCTCATGAAAATGTATCATCTAAAAATTAAGGACTCTTCAAATTAG
- a CDS encoding ankyrin repeat domain-containing protein, which yields MKSKIHEYLLKLNNIIMNKPFRINTLRTLGYMSLGLLLLTTACGQTSSKSKTEVTTSTETKSVVDAPEMDIQTAILSDNLEAVKQHISAGTDLNKKDPMTGATPLITAASFGKHKIAQALIDAGADLSAKNNDGATALHTAAFFCRVEVVQSLIDAKADKTAKNNFGMTPRESVMGPFAEIKPIYEMLQQQLGPIGLQIELTEIEKTRPVIAMMLQ from the coding sequence ATGAAATCAAAGATTCACGAATACCTATTAAAATTAAATAACATAATCATGAATAAACCATTTAGAATTAACACATTAAGAACCTTGGGATACATGTCATTAGGCCTTCTTTTACTTACGACCGCATGTGGTCAAACAAGCAGTAAATCAAAAACCGAAGTAACCACCAGTACCGAAACCAAGTCGGTAGTTGATGCACCAGAAATGGATATTCAAACAGCGATACTATCGGACAATCTTGAAGCCGTTAAACAGCATATTTCGGCAGGAACAGATTTGAACAAAAAAGACCCTATGACCGGGGCCACACCACTAATCACTGCCGCGAGCTTTGGAAAGCATAAAATTGCGCAAGCCCTTATTGATGCCGGTGCGGATTTATCGGCTAAAAATAACGATGGTGCAACAGCTTTGCATACGGCCGCATTCTTTTGTAGAGTCGAAGTCGTACAGTCACTTATTGATGCCAAAGCCGATAAGACCGCTAAAAACAACTTTGGTATGACACCAAGGGAAAGTGTTATGGGGCCATTTGCAGAAATAAAACCCATTTATGAAATGCTACAGCAGCAATTAGGGCCGATAGGTTTACAAATTGAGTTGACCGAAATCGAAAAAACCCGCCCGGTCATAGCAATGATGTTGCAATAA